One window from the genome of Anticarsia gemmatalis isolate Benzon Research Colony breed Stoneville strain chromosome 8, ilAntGemm2 primary, whole genome shotgun sequence encodes:
- the LOC142975019 gene encoding uncharacterized protein LOC142975019 isoform X2, whose translation MRPAIVLCLIVLCSVHKTQGNLAAFLTNLPSEVGHAFSTAWLSVTDAIKQPVRLKRLGRRGKRKSTRATSAETMITSTTTTEEVLRAETPLPAGKKLELPLLLAPRFSNIDSWRHMQKPQFAVNRLSTEAPQLEGSTTLRTHLADSKFFGPLLFV comes from the exons ATGAGGCCTGCGATCGTACTGTGTCTCATAGTACTGTGTTCTGTGCATAAAACCCAAGGAAATTTGGCTGCATTTTTAACCAATCTCCCTTCAGAAGTTGGG CATGCTTTCAGTACCGCTTGGCTCTCAGTGACGGATGCAATCAAACAACCAGTTAGACTCAAAAGACTTGGCCGGAGAGGAA AACGTAAATCAACGAGAGCAACATCAGCAGAAACAATGATAACATCCACGACCACGACAGAGGAAGTGTTGCGTGCGGAGACGCCACTGCCAGCTGGCAAGAAGCTGGAGCTGCCACTGTTACTAGCGCCGAGGTTCAGCAATATTGACAGCTGGAGACATATGCAGAAGCCACAGTTCGCTGTTAACAGAC TGTCAACAGAAGCACCTCAGTTAGAAGGTTCAACGACCTTACGCACTCATCTAGCCGACAGCAAGTTCTTCGGACCATTgctgtttgtataa